From one Sus scrofa isolate TJ Tabasco breed Duroc chromosome 9, Sscrofa11.1, whole genome shotgun sequence genomic stretch:
- the LOC100513559 gene encoding olfactory receptor 6M1-like: MEVQNQTTVTEFILTAFPALHKLQVFLFAVLLVTYMLTLTGNGVIISLIWADNRLQTPMYFFLSNLSFLDILFTSSVTPKLLACLLEDRKTISLAGCITQTYFFFFLGTVEFILLVVMSFDRYVAICNPLRYTIIMNSRVCLLLVLGCWVGAFLSVLCPVILLSRLPFCSEEINHFFCDIAPLLQAACINTHFLEMISFLLSSLVLLTSLVLTTVSYTYIISTILRIPSAQGRQKAFSTCASHITVVSIAYGSNIFMYVRPSQSHSLEFDKVTAVLTIMGTPLLNPFIYSLRNEKVKEVLRDAVNKIMSLWHQKP; this comes from the coding sequence ATGGAGGTGCAGAATCAGACCACAGTGACTGAGTTCATCCTGActgccttccctgccctccaCAAGCTGCAGGTTTTCCTCTTTGCGGTTCTCCTGGTGACTTACATGCTTACTCTAACAGGAAACGGGGTCATCATCTCCCTAATATGGGCTGATAATCGCCTCCAAACcccaatgtacttcttcctcagtaatTTGTCGTTTCTGGACATTTTATTCACCAGCTCAGTTACCCCAAAACTGCTGGCCTGTCTCCTAGAGGACAGGAAGACCATCTCCCTTGCAGGCTGCATCACCCAAacatacttctttttcttcctggggaCAGTGGAATTTATCCTCTTGGTGGTGATGTCctttgaccgctatgtggccatctgcaaccccctGCGCTATACCATCATCATGAACAGCAGGGTCTGCCTCCTGCTGGTCCTGGGCTGCTGGGTGGGGGCCTTCCTGTCCGTGCTCTGCCCAGTTATTCTGCTGTCCAGGTTGCCTTTCTGCTCTGAGGAGATTaatcacttcttctgtgacatcGCCCCTCTCCTACAGGCGGCTTGCATCAACACTCATTTCCTTGAGATGATAAGCTTCCTCTTGTCTTCCCTCGTCCTCCTGACCTCCCTGGTGCTCACCACCGTGTCCTACACCTACATCATTTCCACCATCCTGCGCATCCCCTCCGCCCAGGGACGTCagaaagccttctccacctgtgcttCCCACATCACCGTCGTCTCCATTGCCTACGGGAGCAACATCTTCATGTATGTGAGGCCCAGCCAGAGTCATTCCCTGGAATTCGACAAAGTGACAGCTGTCCTCACCATAATGGGGACCCCTCTTCTGAACCCCTTCATTTATAGTCTAAGGAATGAAAAGGTAAAGGAAGTTTTGAGAGATGCAGTCAACAAAATTATGTCCTTATGGCACCAGAAACCTTGA